Sequence from the Clostridium butyricum genome:
GATGGTCTTAGAGTATATTTTCTGAGCTTATTAAGATATTAGTTAGGAGAATACGGAAGCAGCCGTTATACTGCAGGGTGATGATAGTCACCTAGTGAGTTATTTATTGCGAAGTAAATAAGAAATAGAGTGGTAACACGTATAATACGTCTCTATATAGGTTTTAATATACCTATATAGAGATTTTTTTATAAAAATTTTCAATATAATAGCAACCTTTTAATAGTTATAAGTTAAGAAAAAATATATAAGTTACAATAAATTTATATTTTTTAAATTACGAAGTAATTTCCTCTTAACTGCAAACTGTTAACTGTTGACTATTAACTGATTTAACTGGAGGAATTAAGAATGTGTCAAGATTGTAAAAAACCATTTTATATTACAACACCAATCTACTATCCATCAACAAAGTTACATATAGGTAATACTTATACTACAGTAGCTGCTGATGCTATAGCTAGATTTAAGAGATTAACAGGATATGATGTAATGTTCTTAACAGGAACAGATGAACATGGTCAAAAGATTCAAAGAATAGCAGAAGAAAAGGGAATTACTCCTATTGAACATGTAGATGAAATTGTTGCAGGAATCAAGGATCTTTGGAAAATGATGAATATCAGCTATGATAAATTTATTAGAACTACAGATGATTATCATGTAAAAGCTGTTCAAGATATATTTAAAAAATTATATGATCAAGGGGATATTTACAAGAGTTCTTATGAAGGTTGGTACTGTACTCCATGTGAATCTTTCTGGACTGATACTCAATTAGTAAATGGAAATTGCCCAGACTGTGGAAGACCAGTAGAAAAATCAAAAGAAGAAGCTTATTTCTTTAAAATGAGCAAATATGCTGATAGACTAATCAAGTATATTGAAGAACATCCTCATTTTATTCAACCGGAATCAAGAAAAAATGAAATGTTAAATAATTTCTTAAAACCAGGTCTTCAAGATTTATGTGTATCAAGAACTAGTTTTGACTGGGGTGTTCCAGTAACATTTGATGAAAAACATGTTGTTTATGTATGGATTGATGCTTTATCAAACTATATAACTGCACTTGGATATGGTCAAGATAATAAGGAATTATATGATAAATTCTGGCCAGCAGATGTACATTTAATAGGTAAGGATATCTTAAGATTCCATACTATTTATTGGCCAATAATGTTAATGGCTTTAGATTTACCACTTCCAAAACAGGTATTTGGTCATGGATGGTTACTTGTTGATGGTGGTAAGATGTCTAAATCAAAAGGTAATGTTGTAGATCCTGTTGTTTTAGTAAATGAATTTGGAGTAGATCCTGTAAGATACTACTTATTAAGAGAAATTCCATTTGGAGCAGATGGACTATTTAACAATGAAATATTTATAAAGAAAATAAATTCAGATCTTTGTAATGATTTAGGTAACTTATTATCTAGAACAGTTGCAATGATAGAAAAGTATTTTGATGGAGAAATCCCAGCACAAGCTGAAAAAGGTGAATTTGATGATGAATTAATAAACTTAGCGTTAAGTACTCCAGCTAAAGTTGAAGAAGCTGTTACTGAACTAAACCTTCCATTAGCTTTAGAACATGTATTTGAATTAATAGGAAGAGCGAATAAGTATATTGATGAAACAACTCCATGGATATTAGCTAAGGATGAGGATAAAAAAGCAAGACTTGGAACAGTTCTTTATAATTTAATTGAAAGTTTAAGATTTGCGTCAGTTATGATTTCAGCATTCTTACCAGATACAGCTAAGAAAATAAATGAACAAATAAATACTGAAGTTCTTTCATGGGATTCATTAAAAGAATTCAATGGAACTAAAGCAGGAACTAAAGTTATTAAAGCTGATAACTTATTCCCAAGAATAGATGTAGATAAGAAATTAGCTGAGTTAGAAGAATTAAGAGCTAAAATGAATCCAGCACCAGCTAAGAGAGAAATAACACCTATAAAAGAAGAAATTACAATAGATGATTTTGAAAAAATAGACTTAAGAGTAGTTAAAGTATTAGCTTGTGAACCAATAAAAGGAGCTAAGAAATTACTTAAATTAAAAGTAGATTTAGGTGGAGAAGAAAGACAAGTGGTTTCAGGAATAGCAGCACACTACAAACCAGAAGAATTAGTAGGTAAAAATGTAGTTTTAGTTGCAAACTTAAAGCCAGTTAAATTAAGAGGAGAATTATCACAAGGTATGATTTTATGTGCTGCAACTGATGATGACAGCGTATTAAAAGCAGTTGATCCAGGTGATTTATTAAGCGGAAGCATTGTTAGATAGTTAGCAGTTAACAAGTAACAGTGTTTAATTCAATTAGCAGTTAGCAAGTAACAGTTAACAGTTAAGGATGAAATCTTCTGCGAAGATTTCTATATAATATATATTTATAAAAATTAGCTATGTTGAAATTAAGAATTTAAATAAAAATATAGATGTTTCATAGGAAGATTAATCAAAACTGTTAACTGTAAACTAAAAAAGTGGGGGTGATTTTTTGAACGTAATAATAGGAAATGCTTGGCCGTATGCAAATGGAGAACTACACTTAGGAAGAATAGCTGTATTACTTCCAGGAGATGTGTTAGCTAGATACCATAGACTTATGGGGGATGATGTTGTTTTTGTATCAGGTAGTGACTCTCATGGTACACCAGTTACAATGAAAGCTAAAGCAGAGGGAATGAGCCCAGAAGAAGCAAGTTTACACTATCATGAAAAAATTAAAGAATGTTTCGAAGGGTTAGGGTTTTCTTTTGACATTTTTACAAAAACTCATACAGAATATCATTCGAAAAAAGTTAGTGAATTTATAAAAGAATTATATGACAAGGGATATATTTATGAAAAAGAAGTTGAGCAGACATATTGTCCAAAATGTAATGAATACCTTCTAGATAGATATATTGAGGGAAAGTGCCCATCTTGTGGAAGTCATGCAGTTGGAGATCAATGTGATGAATGTTCTGAAATATTTGAAAGTGAAGAGCTATTAGAAAAGAAGTGTATTTTTTGCAAATCAGAACCTGTTATAAAAGAGACTAAACATTTATTTTTTGCATTATCAAAACTTGAAAATGATGTTAAGAGAATCTATATACGCCAAAATGGATGGAGAGAAAACGCTCAAAAAATTACGAATAGATATTTAAATGAGGGCTTAAGAGATAGAGCAGTAACAAGAGATTTTAATTGGGGTGTAGATGTTCCTTTTGAAGGATTTGAAGATAAGAAAATATATGTATGGATTGAAGCGGTAATGGGATATCTTACAGCAAGTATGAAATGCCTAGATGAAAGAGGCGAAGATTACATGGAATATTGGAATGGAGAAGATAGTAGAATATACTTCGTTCATGGAAAAGATAATATTCCATTCCATACAGTTATATTTCCAGCAATATTATC
This genomic interval carries:
- the metG gene encoding methionine--tRNA ligase, encoding MCQDCKKPFYITTPIYYPSTKLHIGNTYTTVAADAIARFKRLTGYDVMFLTGTDEHGQKIQRIAEEKGITPIEHVDEIVAGIKDLWKMMNISYDKFIRTTDDYHVKAVQDIFKKLYDQGDIYKSSYEGWYCTPCESFWTDTQLVNGNCPDCGRPVEKSKEEAYFFKMSKYADRLIKYIEEHPHFIQPESRKNEMLNNFLKPGLQDLCVSRTSFDWGVPVTFDEKHVVYVWIDALSNYITALGYGQDNKELYDKFWPADVHLIGKDILRFHTIYWPIMLMALDLPLPKQVFGHGWLLVDGGKMSKSKGNVVDPVVLVNEFGVDPVRYYLLREIPFGADGLFNNEIFIKKINSDLCNDLGNLLSRTVAMIEKYFDGEIPAQAEKGEFDDELINLALSTPAKVEEAVTELNLPLALEHVFELIGRANKYIDETTPWILAKDEDKKARLGTVLYNLIESLRFASVMISAFLPDTAKKINEQINTEVLSWDSLKEFNGTKAGTKVIKADNLFPRIDVDKKLAELEELRAKMNPAPAKREITPIKEEITIDDFEKIDLRVVKVLACEPIKGAKKLLKLKVDLGGEERQVVSGIAAHYKPEELVGKNVVLVANLKPVKLRGELSQGMILCAATDDDSVLKAVDPGDLLSGSIVR
- the metG gene encoding methionine--tRNA ligase — protein: MNVIIGNAWPYANGELHLGRIAVLLPGDVLARYHRLMGDDVVFVSGSDSHGTPVTMKAKAEGMSPEEASLHYHEKIKECFEGLGFSFDIFTKTHTEYHSKKVSEFIKELYDKGYIYEKEVEQTYCPKCNEYLLDRYIEGKCPSCGSHAVGDQCDECSEIFESEELLEKKCIFCKSEPVIKETKHLFFALSKLENDVKRIYIRQNGWRENAQKITNRYLNEGLRDRAVTRDFNWGVDVPFEGFEDKKIYVWIEAVMGYLTASMKCLDERGEDYMEYWNGEDSRIYFVHGKDNIPFHTVIFPAILSGLGIKRPNIREISSEYMKLEGKNFSAVKNWAIWPDYLMEKYNVDLIRYYLISNGPEVKDTDFTWKSFIHANNNELVGLFGNLINRVLAFIDKNFDGNIPKGSVDKAFKDDMFKLYCDVGDNIEEGNFKKALEYIFSAIKKANKYFDDEKPWVNIKKDREKCAECMYTCIQIIANLSNLIEPFLPFAAKKIRGFLEIKNPMWMPIEIKEGKINNFNILFDRIDKNIAEEELGRLKDKKN